ggaatattccaatggtctgatATCATCTGTGAATGGAACTTCCTTCCACCAATAGGAGGCCACCATGCACCTTCTCTCACCTGATAggccctgacacccgacattctttgACAACATGCAGGCTCTGAAGGTACGCAACATCATATAAAAAAGGAGGGCATCTCCCTTAGCCAGGTACACGCGCACATTCACACTCgtcttctacagttctttttTCCTTTGTACACTATTCtctggagaaaaagtacctgaattgagcgtcggagggcttgtGCCGGAGACTTTTTTCCTGGTTTATAGTCTCTAACATTCCATGTGCTTATCTGAGTATGCGCAGAGCCTAAGTACTGCCGGTCTTATCACCACTGTCCTTGAGCTCCATGTGGGGTCCTCCTTTCCGGTGCACATACGCTAGGCGTGTTCAAGTCACCTCTCCGTCAACACCGACGCCATCTCAACCGGCCTTCGCctgactcagattctggacaggatcaatttggtgtcgtctatgggaatcttctccacctgttctggaacgtgaagatggatgacATCGGGtggttctctgccattatcacagTCCCGGAGGATTTCGACAAAAATATTATCTTCTCCTCTCGCTCCACGGGtgttcgggagtcgagggattgacttggagcttcagctggccgacaggttaatttttctattatatttttcccCCGACTCCACGGGTATTCTGGAGTCGAGGGATCGAGACAGATCCTCAGCCAATTAGCATAACTCCTCGATCAGGTATGTTACgggctctgctccctttttacgaTTACAGGATCTGCTATatctccctgataagagagtaagatcctaaTCCCTAGATCAAAAACTAGGGTCCTAGATCTTTGATCGAATATTAGGGGCCTAGCTCCCTGATCAGACATTAGGGCATAACTCCTCGATCAGACACTAGGACATAGCTTCCCGATCAGTGACTCGTAGTACAGCTTCCTGATTAGGATATAGGGGCCTctctctttgattacaggctatgGGCTTTACTCTCTAATCTGAGAGTAGGGGTCCATCTCCCCGATCAGGTGTGTTATAGACTCTGCACCCTTCATCATGGggttctgcatcctcttactgctataggctCTGCACCTTTCACCAtagggctctgcatcctcttactgctataggcgTTGCACTCTATTACTACTATATGCTTTGCACCCTCCATCTATGGGGTTTTGCATCCTCTACAGGCTCTACTCCCTTCACCCATGATGCTTTGCTTCCTTCTATTGCTACAGACTCTGCTCCCTTATATTGTTATGAGCTTCACTCCCTTTGACAGTCAGGGCTCAGATTATTCTCTCCCTAACTTCGTGgacatttgggagtcaagggatcgatAGTATTTCTCTCCCCGACTTCACGTGCATTTCAGAGTTGAGGGATCAAGTCAGATCCTCAGCCAGTCGATATCACTtcatcaggtatgataaaggcacTGCTCCCTCATATTTCTACGAGTTCTGCTTCTATGGACTTTAGGGCTTCACCTCCACTGTTCGGGGTTGAGCTATCTCCACTGGTCTCGGACTGGAGTATCTCCACGAGTCCCGGACCAGAATATCGGCACTggtctcagaccggagtatccccaatgacctctcggtcggctttccagaccctcaccccagtgcgagtcataagcgagtatgctcttgCAACCAACGACCTCACGATcgagctccagactctcgccccagcgtgagttataagcgagcatgctctcgcgaccaatgacCTCCCAGTCCGGCTCCAAACtttcgccccagtgtgagttataagcgagcatgctctcgtaaCCAACAATCTCccggtcgggctccagactctctcctcaggcgagttataagtgagcattctctcatgaccaacgacctctcggtcagcgtcccagactctcgtcttgatgcgagttataagtgagcatgatttCGCGACCAACAACCTCCCAGTTGGGctctagactctcgtcccagcgcgagttataagtgagcattctctcgcgaccaacgacctacCGGTcgagctccagactctcgcctcaatgtaagttataagtgagtatgatcTTACGACTAACGACCTCGCGGTCAGCTCTCCAGAtgctcgccccagcgcgagttataagcgagcatgctctcgcaaccaacgacctctcagtggGCTCTCGCCCCTTCAACTAGCGATTTGACTCTGCAGTTAGGAGTGATTCCGCTTTACGTTAGGCTTGGTCTAGTCAATCAGACTTGcgcttccttcgactagacttggagggaagaCTTGTGATATGGTAAGTAGAGAGGGGGAGGGGGCATTTTGGTCATTTTACTATAGCACCCCTTTTTAGGGCACTGTTCACACAAGGAAAAAGGGTTTTTTTGCTTGGGTTTTCTCCTTCGCCGCCACCACGAACCGGGAGGAAAGCTTCTTCTTCGTCTCTCGCTGCCACCACTGAGGAGATCTACCGGCGATGACCGCCTCTGGGCCACCTCTTCCCTTCTCCATGCCGATGCCACTACGCCATCTCCCTCACGCACGCCACCACCCTCCTCACACGGACCACCACTCGTGGCCACCTATGTCGCCTCGCTCTTGCGCACACCACCTCCGATGCCACTCGCCGTTGAGGCTTGCCGTTGCTGGGACAGGACtgcccctctcctctcttcctctcaggCGGCCACTACCCCATCCAGTGGCTACCATCGCATCTGGCCACCAGGACACACCTTGTCGCCATCTTCTCTCACGCATGCAGCAGCTCTCTTCCCCCTCACGATCGTAGTCCCCAACCTTCACCGTCATCGACAACCAcctctttccttcctccttttctcttaCTCGTGAGACATCGCCGCCTCACAACGTCGTTGCCATTGCCACCTTGCAGCGTCGTTGCCATCGTCGACCGATCGCTGGCCACCCAAAACTCGCTCTAGCACCGATGGCATTATCATCACATTCCACGACCCTCGTCTTCATGCCACAGCCAGCCGTCGCCTCCTTTTCTCCCTCTCAACCTTTGCCGACCACAGCGCTCGCAAGAGCACCCGCTCCACAACCCCCGGTGAGCGACCTCTGACCGCCAGCGACACTTCCAGTGAGCCACCTCGTTGCCTCGTCGCCCACCGACGACCACGTTGATGCACTCCACACGACGCCGACTTCGTCCCGATTTCGATTCTGTGTTACTATTGTGTTCCGACCCCTGTGTCGATCTAGTTTGTGTGTTGTATCCCGAGCTATAGCTGTAGTGCATCTTGCTATTGTGTTTCGGCCTTCACACCGTTGATTTGTTTCAGCCTGCGTGTCGATCTCATATCTCGTCTTGTGTGTCGATCTTAGATCCCGGTCTGTGTGTCGATCTTATATCCCGGCTTGCATGTCGATCTCATATCCTgacctgcgtgccgatctcataTCCTGGCTTGCGGGCCGATGTCATATCCCGGCCTACGTGCTGATGTCATATCCCCGCTGGTGTGTCGCGCACGAGGTCCCGGCTTGCATGTCGTCTTCCGGATCTAGGTTGCTCTCGACTAGGTGCCGTCAAATCCAACTCTTTATCCTACTCGGAGTCATCTGCTCTTCtgggtcacgacaactcgagcagtGTCCTGACCAACTCACtgatccacctgagggcgccccctgggtcaGGGTACATTACCATACTCACACTACATTCATTTCAGTATTATACAtttagtctgttacttatatactcgttgaatctgcctcgagcatcaAGATGCCAGAGACCGGGGCGACCCGGTCACTGACTACAAGTAGCGTTGACCAAAGGATTTTTGACGACCtagtcaacatagaagtcatcttaGCATACCCCTTCCGGGACATCACGATTCGATCAACATTCTATCTATCTTATCTAGTGGTCGGTttgacttatatatatatatatatatatatatatatatatatatatatatatatatatatatatatatatatatatatatatataaaataattaattcacTTATCGATCTGATACTCAACTCACACCTAACCATCCCTTTTGATAATTACACTATGTGACCATTTATAATTTTCTGATTTACTCTTCCTAGTTGTGTGGGATAATCATAAAAGGGCCATAAAAGGGCCATCGAGACAACAGATTTCATCCTTTCTGAGAATTACAAATAGAAAGCTATCATAGGAGAATAAATGATAGAAAATGCTTGCATAATAATAGAAAGGTTTTAATTTCTTTACCACATTAACATTGTGATAAGGGTATGATTTGACAACCATAAATTATTAATAAGTTTTGTCAATAAATGTTAAGGAATTGAATCTATTAACATTTATTGAATTGAATAAAATCTATTCCTAATCAATTTGATCCTCTGTTGAATCTATTATGGGTTTAAAATTGTTTACATGGTGCCTTCATGGACATGGCATATAGTCAAGGCATAGCGAAACTAAAGTGAGTGTCATGATTTGATCATGTGAATTTCATGAAAAAATTTGAGTTAGATGGTTGTGGGTTGAAGTACTCGGGAACTATGAGTTCAAATCTTCTGTCCTCAAATTTTTCTATCCCCGTGTCCCTTTACCGATCGAACGGATCAGATTATATTTCAAGGATGTCTTGCACATCACGAtgatactgcacacatcttaaggatgtcatgataccttgagatgtaatctggtccgtccgatcggtaggagacatggggacagagaaatttggggacagaaAATTTGAACTAGGAACTATCAATTTAACGTTGGAAGACcatctattaaaaaaattatttacattATACATATATtgttaataaatatttattaaattaaacactaaattggttcatgaatataTGTTAATTGCCTATGTTTTTAACAAAGCGAATAATagaataaataaatttgttaactTTGTTAATAGAGGcattaattaaatagcaaattgATTAAAATGTTAATCGTGGTATTTTCTTTCTTAAACCCCGGGCACATTAAAACCGCGACGGGCGACGGCAGCAGCAGCAGCGAATAGCCATGTCTAGGGTTCTAGGAACTTGCAGGGTGCTCATGGCGGCGGCCAAGGGCGGGTCGAAGGAAGCATCAGCGAAGGCGGTGGCCACGGGGGCGGCGAAGCCCAAGGGGCCCTTTCATCGGCCGCTGCCTTTGTCTCCAGCGATGAGCAAATTCCTCGGCGTCCCAGAAATCGCACGGGTGGATGCCGTCAAAAAGATCTGGGAGCACATCAAAGCAAACCAGCTCCAGGTCCGAACCCCGCTTTCTCCTTTGCTAATAGTTTCGTCAATATATCTAGGGTTATGGGAAATCATACTCATGCATTTGTGCTTTTTTCACTTTTTATGAATCTTATCGTTCCAGGATTGTTAGGGTTATATCTCACTGTTGTGGCTAAAGTCTTTACTAAAACTAATTATGGTCTGGTATGCTAAATGTTGTTGCCATGAAGTGATCACTCTGGTTTTGGTGATTTCTGCTTTGTGCTTTTAGTTCTAGATTACCAATTTTGTCATCAGTTGATTTCTACTCGATTGATGGTCTATGGTGAAGTGATTGAATCTGTATAATTTTATTATCTAGTTCTTATTGTTTTTGGAGGTTTAGGGCCAGTTTGCAAACTGTGAAATTCATGATAGCCCCTCCACGTTGTCGCCTACTCTCCTCCTGATTGCTGATCATGTGCAGAGTGCACAAGGCAGCCAGAGGACTTTTAGAACTTTTCTGCTCTAGTGcactaaatgtagaaaatagattttctgCTAGAACTATTCCTCAGAAAATTTGTTTTGCACAGACAGCCTTTAAGCAACTTGGATCTTCCTGTCTCCTTAAGATCTATAGAATTCTAGGTTTAAATATATTGATGAAGTTTGGTAAAGTCTACTTTATTCTTAAGAGGAATGAGAACAAAAGAAACAAAGATAGTTAGAGCAATTGAAGTTGCCCCTTGCGAATTGTTAGTGCAGTATGTGTTGGATTGGTAGTTCTTATTTCGGTTTTGCCATTCGCTCCTTAGCCCTCTTCAGATCCATGCTAGCCCCTCCACCTCGTCACCGACTCTCCTTGCGATTGCTGATCATGTGCAGAGCACACAAGGCAGCCAGAGGACTCTTAGAACTTTTCTGCTATAGTGcactaaatgtagaaaatagattttctcGTAAAACTTTTCCTCAGAAAATTTGTTTTGCACAGACATTCTTTATGCAATTTGCATCTTCCTTTCTCCTTAACATCTATAGAATTTGAGGTTTAAATATATCAATGAAGTTTCGTAAAGTCTACTTTATTCTTAAAAGAAATGAGAacaaaaggggaaaaaaaaagatAGAGCAATCGAAGTTGCCCCTTGTGAATTGTTAAGTGTAGTATGTGTATGTGCTGGATTAGTAGTTCTTACTACGTTTTTAGCCTTGTGCTCCTTGGCCCTCTTCAGATCCATGATAGCCCCTCCACCTTGTCACTGACTCTCTTCCTGATTGATGATCATGTGCCTAGTCCACAAGGCAGCCAGAGGACTCTTAGAACTTTTCTGCTCTGAACTTTTCCTCAGAAAATTTGTTTTGCGCAGACAGTTTTTATGCAACTTGGATCTTCCATTCTCCTTAAGATCTGTAGAATTTGTTGAGGTTTAAATATATCGATGAAGTTTGGTAAAGTCGAGTTTATTCTTAAAAGGAACGAGAACAAACGAAAAAAAGATAGAGCAATCGAGATTGGATTACGAAGCTAATTAATCGAGATCTGAAATTATGGTTGAC
The genomic region above belongs to Zingiber officinale cultivar Zhangliang chromosome 11A, Zo_v1.1, whole genome shotgun sequence and contains:
- the LOC122030855 gene encoding upstream activation factor subunit UAF30-like, whose protein sequence is MSRVLGTCRVLMAAAKGGSKEASAKAVATGAAKPKGPFHRPLPLSPAMSKFLGVPEIARVDAVKKIWEHIKANQLQNPSNKQEIICDEKLKTILAGKDKVGMLEIVRLIAPHFVKPQQT